The Vicinamibacteria bacterium genome has a window encoding:
- a CDS encoding tetratricopeptide repeat protein, with translation MTAVAAVLAVVVSAQDPGAFEASFERGLAALAAGEYASAVESFEDALRIQPDHTQARFNLARALRELGEGAKALDQLLAIEDRMVDR, from the coding sequence ATGACGGCCGTCGCGGCGGTGCTTGCCGTCGTCGTATCGGCTCAGGATCCCGGAGCGTTCGAAGCATCATTCGAAAGGGGCCTCGCCGCGCTCGCAGCAGGCGAATACGCTTCGGCGGTCGAAAGTTTCGAGGACGCTCTCCGGATCCAGCCCGACCATACGCAAGCCCGTTTCAATCTGGCAAGGGCTCTGCGGGAGCTCGGTGAGGGGGCGAAGGCCCTCGATCAGTTGCTCGCGATCGAAGATCGTATGGTCGATCG